The following coding sequences are from one Desulfosporosinus orientis DSM 765 window:
- the selA gene encoding L-seryl-tRNA(Sec) selenium transferase translates to MEEKQALLRALPKVDDLLRRLAPVTADMPGLVVKRVVQEQIDLCRQAILDGQSSDVGVPGITGRIITALGQVLQSHLRGVINATGVILHTNLGRARLSDGAMETLTAAATGYSNLEYDLESGERGSRYAHVEALLTEITGAEAALVVNNNAAAVCLILDTLAKGTEVIVSRGELVEIGGSFRVPNIMAHSGCKLVEVGTTNKTHPADYAKAVTDETGALLKVHTSNYRIVGFTQDVPLKQLWKIGQENRLPVIYDLGSGLLAQLGDYGISTEPTVAECVPYADVLSFSGDKLLGGPQAGIIVGRKALVDRMKKNHLLRALRIDKLTLAALEYTLRQYLDPDSAVQSIPTLRMITAPVSEMEAKAKMLTSLLEARPDVHYSMMDTLSQVGGGSLPDVTLASCAVGILSDRLSANTIEERLRVGNPPVIARVSQDSVLLDMRTVEGNEIPTLAARLNHISKT, encoded by the coding sequence GTGGAAGAGAAACAAGCCCTGTTGCGTGCGCTTCCCAAGGTGGATGACTTGCTGCGCCGGCTTGCGCCGGTAACAGCCGACATGCCCGGCCTGGTGGTTAAGCGTGTGGTGCAGGAACAGATCGATTTATGCCGGCAAGCAATTCTGGACGGACAGTCGAGCGATGTGGGTGTGCCGGGCATTACGGGCAGGATTATAACGGCACTGGGGCAGGTGCTGCAAAGCCATCTGCGGGGTGTAATCAATGCGACCGGCGTCATTCTGCACACCAACCTTGGCAGGGCGCGGCTCTCGGACGGCGCAATGGAGACGCTGACTGCCGCCGCAACGGGTTATTCCAATCTGGAGTATGACCTCGAGAGCGGGGAGCGTGGCTCACGCTATGCACATGTGGAGGCGCTGCTTACGGAAATTACGGGAGCAGAGGCTGCGCTGGTGGTCAACAACAATGCAGCAGCGGTCTGCCTCATACTGGATACACTGGCAAAAGGCACCGAGGTGATTGTCTCGCGAGGTGAGCTGGTGGAGATCGGCGGTTCGTTCCGTGTGCCGAACATCATGGCGCACAGCGGGTGCAAGCTGGTAGAGGTGGGAACAACCAACAAAACGCACCCGGCCGACTATGCGAAGGCCGTTACGGATGAAACCGGCGCATTGCTTAAGGTGCATACCAGTAATTACCGCATAGTGGGCTTCACCCAGGACGTGCCTCTCAAGCAGCTGTGGAAGATCGGGCAGGAGAACCGGCTTCCAGTCATTTACGATCTGGGCAGCGGGCTGCTTGCCCAGCTGGGAGACTATGGTATTAGCACGGAACCGACTGTAGCGGAGTGCGTGCCCTATGCCGATGTGCTGAGCTTCAGCGGCGACAAGCTGCTCGGCGGGCCGCAGGCCGGTATTATTGTGGGGCGTAAAGCACTGGTTGACCGCATGAAGAAAAACCACCTGCTGCGTGCGCTGCGCATCGATAAGCTGACACTGGCTGCCCTGGAATATACGTTGCGTCAGTACCTTGACCCGGATAGCGCGGTGCAGAGTATTCCGACATTACGGATGATTACTGCACCCGTCTCGGAAATGGAGGCCAAGGCAAAGATGCTTACCAGCCTGCTGGAGGCGCGTCCTGATGTACATTATTCGATGATGGATACACTGTCCCAGGTTGGCGGCGGCTCGCTGCCGGATGTGACGCTTGCATCCTGTGCGGTTGGGATATTGTCTGATCGGCTTTCCGCTAATACGATCGAGGAGCGCTTGCGAGTGGGTAATCCCCCTGTGATCGCACGTGTTTCACAGGACAGCGTCCTGCTGGATATGCGTACGGTCGAAGGCAATGAAATACCAACATTGGCGGCACGTCTGAACCATATTTCAAAGACATAA
- a CDS encoding glycine/sarcosine/betaine reductase component B subunit, with the protein MKLTLANFYVKEICFGAKTELKDGVLTVNKEEALAVVREDTHITEAELHIVKPGDMVRLVPVKEAIEPRYRVGGGPVFPGVTGELMQAGNGTTHALKDMSVLVVGKHYGGFQDGLIDMGGEGAKYTFYSQLKNLVLVANSDEEFEHHEQQKKNRALRWAGMRLAEYLGACTKDMQPDDTDVYELEPLTKRSKAVNDLPSVVMVLQPQSQMEELGYNDLNYGWDCNHMVPTFMHPNEVLDGAMISGSFMPCSSKWSTYDFQNFPMIRRLYEEHGKTLNFLGVIMSNLNVALEQKERAAIFVAQMAKSLGADSAVVAEEGYGNPDADFTACLVALEEAGIKTVGLSNECTGRDGASQPLVSMNEKEDAIVSCGNVSSLIELPAMPVVLGELESLSRDGLSGGWGNDEKLGPSVRPDGSIIMENNAMFCGDRVVGWSTKTMVEF; encoded by the coding sequence GTGAAACTAACCCTTGCAAACTTTTATGTAAAGGAAATCTGTTTCGGTGCAAAAACCGAGTTGAAAGACGGAGTCCTGACGGTGAATAAGGAAGAGGCTCTCGCCGTTGTGCGGGAGGATACCCATATTACAGAAGCAGAACTGCACATTGTCAAGCCCGGCGATATGGTTCGCCTGGTGCCGGTCAAGGAAGCAATCGAGCCGCGTTACCGCGTTGGCGGCGGGCCGGTATTCCCCGGTGTGACCGGCGAACTGATGCAGGCTGGTAATGGCACAACCCATGCGCTCAAAGATATGAGTGTGCTGGTGGTTGGCAAGCATTATGGCGGCTTCCAGGATGGCTTAATTGATATGGGGGGCGAAGGCGCAAAATATACATTCTACTCACAGTTGAAAAACCTCGTGCTTGTTGCAAATTCTGATGAAGAATTTGAACACCATGAGCAGCAGAAGAAGAACCGTGCGCTGCGCTGGGCGGGCATGCGTCTGGCAGAGTATCTTGGCGCCTGCACAAAGGATATGCAGCCGGATGACACCGATGTCTATGAGTTGGAGCCGTTAACCAAGCGCTCAAAGGCAGTTAATGATTTACCGAGCGTCGTGATGGTGTTGCAGCCGCAGTCACAGATGGAAGAGTTGGGCTATAATGACCTGAACTATGGCTGGGACTGTAACCATATGGTACCGACCTTCATGCATCCTAACGAAGTACTGGATGGAGCAATGATCTCCGGCTCTTTCATGCCCTGCTCATCTAAGTGGTCGACCTATGACTTCCAGAACTTCCCGATGATTCGCCGTTTGTATGAAGAGCATGGCAAGACGCTGAACTTCCTTGGCGTCATCATGTCGAACCTAAATGTCGCATTAGAGCAAAAAGAGCGTGCGGCGATCTTTGTGGCACAGATGGCAAAATCTCTCGGCGCAGACTCGGCGGTTGTGGCCGAGGAGGGCTATGGCAACCCGGACGCTGACTTCACGGCATGCCTGGTGGCCCTGGAAGAGGCCGGTATAAAAACAGTTGGTCTTTCCAACGAATGTACTGGTCGCGACGGAGCCAGTCAGCCGCTTGTTTCTATGAATGAAAAAGAAGACGCAATCGTTTCCTGCGGTAATGTATCCTCGTTGATCGAACTTCCAGCTATGCCGGTTGTGCTCGGTGAGTTGGAATCTCTTAGCCGCGACGGCTTGTCCGGTGGCTGGGGCAATGATGAGAAACTTGGACCGTCCGTGCGTCCAGATGGATCGATCATCATGGAAAACAATGCCATGTTCTGTGGCGACCGGGTTGTTGGCTGGTCGACAAAAACTATGGTGGAATTTTAA
- the grdH gene encoding betaine reductase selenoprotein B: MKAILYLNQFFGQIGGEELADHEPEIREGCVGPALALQAALGDQVTVTHTIICGDNFIGSHTDEAIDRILGFLNDKEFDIFFAGPAFRAGRYGAACGHICNAVQNKFGVPVLTSMNEENPGVEMYRSKMVIFKGGASAAAMKKDVGVMAKYGLKLLKGEKLLPAVDEGYFGRGIRDQIWLDPPVRATDRVIDMLLKKINGEQYQTELPIPKSDRAPIAPAITPEELSKMEVALVTSGGIVPVGNPDRIQSASATKWGKYDVSDLEDLQKGEYMTIHAGFDPAAANNDPDVIVPLDAMRAYQKAGKIGGVYKYFYSTVGTGTTQAEAARMGREIAQELLQDGIRAAILTSTUGTCTRCGATMTREIEKAGITIVQMANLVPVAKTVGVNRLVPTISIPYPLGDPSTSAEEQFKLRYHRVGVALDALTTDIKEPEVFKVKI, translated from the coding sequence GTGAAAGCAATTCTGTATTTAAACCAGTTCTTTGGCCAGATTGGCGGCGAAGAACTTGCAGATCATGAGCCTGAAATCCGCGAAGGTTGTGTCGGTCCGGCATTAGCTCTACAGGCAGCCTTGGGCGATCAGGTGACCGTAACCCACACGATTATCTGCGGCGACAACTTTATAGGTTCGCATACAGATGAAGCCATTGATAGGATTCTGGGTTTTCTTAACGACAAGGAATTCGATATTTTCTTTGCCGGTCCAGCATTCCGTGCCGGCCGTTATGGTGCTGCTTGCGGTCATATTTGTAATGCAGTACAGAACAAGTTTGGTGTACCAGTGCTTACTTCCATGAATGAAGAAAACCCTGGAGTGGAAATGTACCGTTCCAAAATGGTTATCTTCAAGGGCGGCGCAAGCGCTGCAGCGATGAAAAAAGACGTTGGGGTAATGGCTAAATATGGTCTGAAGCTGCTCAAGGGTGAGAAACTGCTGCCTGCAGTTGACGAAGGCTATTTCGGACGCGGTATTCGCGATCAGATCTGGCTTGACCCACCTGTTAGAGCAACGGACCGCGTTATTGATATGCTGCTCAAGAAAATTAATGGAGAGCAATACCAGACTGAGCTGCCGATTCCGAAATCTGACCGGGCGCCGATTGCTCCGGCTATCACCCCGGAAGAACTCAGCAAAATGGAAGTTGCTCTGGTTACCTCCGGTGGTATTGTGCCGGTTGGCAACCCGGACCGCATTCAGTCTGCATCTGCTACAAAATGGGGCAAATACGATGTCAGCGATCTCGAGGACCTGCAGAAGGGCGAGTACATGACAATCCATGCGGGCTTTGACCCAGCCGCTGCCAATAACGACCCCGACGTTATCGTACCGCTGGATGCCATGCGTGCCTACCAGAAGGCAGGTAAGATCGGTGGAGTTTACAAATATTTCTACTCTACCGTTGGTACTGGCACCACACAGGCCGAGGCTGCCAGAATGGGTCGAGAAATTGCACAGGAGCTTTTACAGGATGGTATTCGTGCCGCTATCCTGACCTCCACATGAGGAACCTGTACACGTTGCGGCGCAACGATGACAAGAGAGATTGAAAAGGCTGGCATCACCATCGTACAGATGGCCAACCTGGTTCCTGTAGCAAAGACCGTTGGTGTAAACCGACTGGTGCCAACCATCTCCATCCCCTATCCCTTAGGTGATCCGAGTACGTCTGCCGAAGAGCAATTCAAGCTGCGCTACCACCGTGTGGGTGTCGCGCTGGATGCTTTGACAACAGATATTAAGGAACCTGAGGTGTTTAAGGTTAAGATCTAA
- a CDS encoding glycine betaine uptake BCCT transporter: MKKNNTVFIVSLAITLIIVVLGLIIPKQFADGMNAAYAILTDKFSWLYLISMFIFVAFCLVLAFSKYGKIKLGDDDSKPEYSTVSWFAMLFGAGMGIGLVFWGVAEPLNHYVSFGMNEEAANLAMRKAFMHWGFHPWAGYAVVGMALGYFQFRKKAPGLISSIFIPLLGEEGVRGPIGKLIDIFAIFATVAGVATSLGQGALQINGGLNKMFGIPSTIVVQCIIIAAIAVLYIWATVSGIDKGIKLLSDINMVLAIVLMGGALLVGPTLMDINIFTNSLGSYVNNFIADSFGINPFGDNSWLSSWTIFYWAWWIAWGPFTGTFIARISKGRTIKEFVLGVILAPSLVSMVWFAIFGGLGLNLDNGVIQTAIQNTETALFVVLSHYPLGFILSIIAVFLLITFFATSANSAIFVLSMFSSEGDLNPGKSKKILWGVLQAVLALVLLMTGGLSALQTCSIVAAFPFAIIMLLCCVCLFKALLEEQLPQKNR, translated from the coding sequence ATGAAAAAGAACAACACTGTATTTATTGTATCTTTAGCGATTACGTTAATAATAGTTGTACTTGGACTCATTATCCCGAAACAGTTTGCGGACGGTATGAACGCCGCATATGCTATTTTGACTGACAAGTTTAGTTGGTTGTACCTGATTTCTATGTTTATTTTCGTTGCGTTTTGCCTGGTGCTTGCATTCAGCAAATACGGTAAAATCAAGTTGGGTGATGATGATTCTAAACCGGAGTATAGCACGGTTTCCTGGTTTGCCATGCTTTTTGGAGCTGGCATGGGTATTGGCCTTGTATTCTGGGGCGTGGCCGAACCACTTAATCATTACGTGTCTTTCGGTATGAACGAAGAGGCTGCCAATCTGGCGATGCGCAAGGCGTTCATGCACTGGGGGTTCCACCCCTGGGCGGGCTATGCAGTAGTCGGCATGGCGCTGGGCTACTTCCAGTTCCGCAAAAAGGCGCCAGGCCTTATCAGCAGTATTTTTATACCGTTGCTTGGCGAAGAGGGCGTGCGCGGACCCATTGGAAAACTCATTGATATTTTTGCAATATTCGCGACAGTTGCGGGTGTGGCTACATCACTCGGACAGGGTGCGCTTCAGATAAACGGCGGTCTCAACAAAATGTTTGGTATTCCGTCGACAATTGTTGTACAATGTATTATCATCGCTGCGATTGCAGTTCTTTATATTTGGGCAACCGTTAGCGGCATCGACAAGGGCATCAAGCTGCTTTCCGACATCAATATGGTGTTGGCAATTGTCTTGATGGGTGGCGCTTTATTGGTAGGTCCCACTCTCATGGACATTAATATTTTTACAAATAGTCTGGGCAGCTATGTGAACAATTTTATTGCCGACAGCTTTGGTATCAACCCCTTTGGCGACAACAGCTGGCTGAGTAGCTGGACAATCTTCTACTGGGCATGGTGGATTGCATGGGGTCCGTTTACGGGAACCTTTATCGCCCGTATCTCCAAAGGCAGGACAATCAAGGAGTTTGTACTGGGTGTTATTTTAGCTCCTTCGCTGGTTTCTATGGTATGGTTTGCTATTTTCGGCGGCCTTGGTCTGAATTTGGACAACGGCGTGATCCAGACGGCGATCCAAAATACAGAAACGGCACTATTTGTTGTATTAAGTCACTACCCGCTAGGCTTTATACTCTCGATTATTGCGGTTTTCCTGCTGATCACGTTCTTTGCGACAAGTGCAAACTCAGCAATCTTTGTATTGTCGATGTTCTCATCTGAGGGAGATCTGAACCCGGGCAAATCTAAGAAAATTTTGTGGGGTGTGCTGCAAGCTGTACTGGCGCTCGTCCTGTTGATGACTGGCGGCTTATCAGCACTGCAGACGTGTTCGATTGTGGCGGCATTCCCCTTTGCTATTATAATGCTGCTGTGCTGCGTATGTCTGTTCAAGGCACTGCTCGAGGAGCAGCTTCCCCAAAAAAATAGATAG
- a CDS encoding selenium metabolism-associated LysR family transcriptional regulator, producing the protein MDLKQLEAFVYVVKLNSFSKAADTIYLSQPTISAHISSLEKELGTQLLVRSTKEVYPTKVGVEFFSYAQNMLALRDQAIQSVSGLGRNCRGEISVLSSSVPAQYLLPEIVTAFRRRYPNIIIRVHQSNSSLVCAKLGSCYYDFGIVGTKIQGNKFIQEPFYDDTLVFVYPADLDMNEAIIRKNLADFIRSQPFIMRETGSGTLQELDRYLKKHDLSLDDLQPACYMDSTQGVMQAVSSGMGISFLSKAATALYVQMGLVKTIEVDHQFFLRRFYLLLKKDMVLSPVQKLFVDFIAQYYYGTNKQV; encoded by the coding sequence ATGGATTTGAAGCAACTGGAAGCCTTCGTATATGTTGTAAAGCTCAACAGTTTTTCAAAGGCGGCCGATACGATTTATTTATCCCAGCCGACCATCAGCGCACATATCAGCTCTTTGGAGAAAGAGCTCGGTACGCAGCTGCTGGTGCGCTCTACAAAAGAAGTCTATCCCACCAAAGTTGGGGTGGAGTTTTTTTCCTATGCACAAAACATGTTGGCGCTGCGTGATCAGGCGATCCAGTCTGTCAGCGGTCTTGGCCGCAACTGCAGGGGGGAGATATCCGTACTGTCCTCCAGTGTGCCTGCACAGTACCTTCTGCCGGAGATTGTCACAGCGTTTCGCCGGCGTTACCCGAATATTATTATTCGTGTCCACCAGAGCAACAGTAGCCTTGTTTGTGCGAAGCTTGGCAGCTGCTATTACGACTTTGGAATTGTGGGTACGAAAATACAAGGCAATAAATTCATACAGGAACCTTTTTACGATGATACGCTAGTATTTGTATATCCAGCGGATTTAGATATGAATGAGGCAATTATCCGTAAAAACCTAGCTGATTTTATTCGCAGTCAGCCCTTTATCATGCGCGAGACAGGCTCAGGAACCTTGCAGGAGCTCGACAGATATCTCAAAAAGCACGACCTGTCCCTCGATGATCTACAACCGGCCTGCTATATGGACAGCACACAAGGCGTCATGCAGGCAGTCTCCAGCGGGATGGGGATTTCCTTTCTTTCGAAGGCAGCAACCGCTCTTTATGTGCAAATGGGCCTGGTGAAAACCATCGAGGTTGACCACCAGTTTTTCTTGCGCAGATTCTACCTGCTTCTTAAGAAGGATATGGTGTTATCCCCGGTGCAGAAGCTGTTTGTAGATTTTATCGCTCAATATTACTATGGAACAAACAAACAGGTATAG
- a CDS encoding GntR family transcriptional regulator produces the protein MDFAQNYTKHNLSELAVLYIKNKILSGEFKSGDKLVESDISNDLSISRAPVREALRELNMLGMVVFSPRRGNYVLEMSHEETMEVFDIRIAMEKRILDLLVGAKALQDADFRQLDSLTAEMYALEDQQMEPHEMLYRLNHLDFLFHSHLWKASGSLRRGKILEGLFYQLLIVMNKDVITLGTFHEKAQEHTRIVQALKQNDLLLVYREFDAHFKTYIEAVEQRELQ, from the coding sequence ATGGACTTTGCGCAAAATTATACCAAGCACAACCTGAGCGAACTGGCTGTACTATATATTAAGAATAAAATTTTGTCTGGAGAGTTTAAAAGTGGCGATAAGCTCGTTGAATCCGATATTTCCAACGACCTGTCCATTAGTCGTGCACCTGTGCGGGAGGCCCTGCGGGAACTAAATATGCTGGGTATGGTCGTGTTTTCGCCCCGCAGGGGCAATTACGTACTGGAGATGTCGCATGAGGAAACCATGGAGGTGTTTGATATCCGCATCGCCATGGAAAAGAGGATTCTGGACCTGCTCGTCGGTGCAAAGGCCTTGCAGGATGCGGATTTTCGGCAATTGGACAGCTTGACTGCGGAGATGTATGCGCTGGAAGATCAGCAGATGGAACCGCATGAGATGTTGTACCGCCTGAATCACTTGGATTTTTTGTTTCATAGTCACCTCTGGAAGGCGTCCGGCAGCTTGCGCCGGGGAAAGATTCTTGAGGGACTTTTCTACCAGTTGCTGATCGTCATGAATAAGGATGTGATCACCCTTGGTACCTTTCATGAAAAGGCGCAGGAGCATACCCGGATTGTACAAGCGTTAAAGCAGAACGACTTGTTGCTGGTATACCGGGAATTTGATGCTCATTTTAAAACCTATATAGAGGCAGTTGAACAGCGGGAACTGCAATAG
- a CDS encoding DUF3343 domain-containing protein: protein MRNWAVGSMQKEIIFTFYNTNHVIAAVEVLIKGDVPVKVMSIPSAISAGCGLCLRVMPENLTRAFEAFAGNQVAVQQVFFTEGGQYTAI from the coding sequence TTGAGGAATTGGGCGGTTGGAAGCATGCAGAAAGAAATTATATTTACATTTTATAATACGAATCATGTAATTGCTGCCGTAGAGGTGCTGATAAAGGGTGATGTACCGGTTAAGGTGATGTCCATTCCAAGTGCGATATCGGCCGGATGCGGGTTATGCCTGCGGGTGATGCCGGAAAACCTCACCAGAGCGTTTGAGGCGTTTGCAGGCAACCAGGTTGCAGTACAGCAGGTGTTTTTTACAGAAGGCGGACAGTATACCGCTATTTAA
- a CDS encoding AAA family ATPase — MVYLNIFTFPNDEMEFNFFMDVKRTCYDVFYPFKVLSMNGFERIDFEPVTILYGGNGSGKSTALNVIAEKTGIQRDSIYNKSNFYPDYLNMCEMHLKAEIPENSRIITSDDVFDYMLNVRNLNEGIDQKRDKLFEEYLDAKYSQFQMKSLSDYEQLKTANLAKSKSQSRFVRKKLMANVREYSNGESAFLYFTEKIEEKGLYILDEPENSLSPKRQMELMTFIEDAARFWNCQFIISTHSPFLLAMRGAKIYDLDENPVDVKRWTRLENVRTYFEFFKRHKNEFLN, encoded by the coding sequence ATGGTCTATTTAAATATTTTTACATTTCCGAATGACGAGATGGAATTTAACTTTTTCATGGATGTAAAGAGAACCTGCTATGACGTGTTCTATCCATTTAAGGTTTTATCCATGAATGGTTTTGAGAGAATTGATTTCGAGCCGGTTACGATTTTATATGGAGGAAACGGTTCGGGAAAATCCACGGCTTTAAATGTGATCGCCGAAAAAACGGGTATCCAGAGGGATTCTATTTATAATAAATCGAATTTCTATCCCGACTATCTTAATATGTGCGAGATGCACTTGAAGGCCGAGATCCCTGAAAACAGCAGAATTATTACCAGTGACGATGTCTTTGACTATATGTTGAATGTTCGTAATCTCAACGAAGGAATTGACCAGAAACGAGATAAACTTTTTGAAGAATACTTGGATGCCAAGTATTCGCAGTTTCAGATGAAGTCCCTATCTGATTATGAGCAGCTTAAAACAGCAAATTTGGCCAAAAGCAAATCTCAGTCTCGGTTTGTGAGAAAGAAGTTGATGGCCAATGTGCGTGAATACTCCAATGGGGAGAGTGCATTTCTCTATTTTACGGAAAAAATTGAAGAAAAGGGATTGTATATCTTGGACGAGCCTGAAAATAGCTTGTCACCCAAAAGGCAGATGGAATTAATGACATTTATTGAGGATGCTGCACGGTTTTGGAATTGCCAGTTTATTATTTCTACCCATTCGCCGTTTTTGCTTGCCATGCGGGGCGCCAAAATCTATGATCTTGATGAGAATCCCGTAGATGTTAAGCGGTGGACGAGATTGGAAAACGTGCGTACATACTTTGAATTTTTCAAGAGACATAAAAACGAATTCTTAAACTAA
- a CDS encoding molybdenum cofactor biosynthesis protein MoaE, which translates to MINEKMKKIPPSMDEWLKEVKADPRALQEGMFLVHNGVVRQTPKAKVRQGIDDGSMVKGMEFAYDAAKVDAAIAETNKMDGIFHVRVWLNEGQLELGDDIMYVLIGGDIRPHVVDALQFLVERIKSQCVTEIEQK; encoded by the coding sequence ATGATTAATGAAAAAATGAAAAAAATACCGCCATCCATGGATGAATGGCTCAAAGAAGTTAAAGCAGATCCTAGGGCTTTACAGGAAGGGATGTTTTTAGTTCATAATGGCGTTGTGCGCCAAACGCCTAAAGCCAAGGTGCGTCAAGGGATTGATGACGGTTCAATGGTTAAGGGAATGGAATTTGCTTATGATGCAGCAAAGGTTGATGCTGCAATTGCAGAAACCAATAAGATGGATGGTATTTTCCATGTCAGGGTTTGGCTTAATGAAGGCCAGCTTGAACTTGGCGATGACATAATGTATGTGCTGATAGGAGGCGACATCAGACCACATGTTGTTGATGCCCTGCAATTCCTGGTTGAAAGGATTAAAAGCCAATGTGTTACGGAAATTGAACAGAAATAA
- the dapF gene encoding diaminopimelate epimerase — protein MDFSKYHALGNDYIVIDPNKTMFNLTKENIELVCHRNFGVGSDGILYGPIFEGNNIKLKILNPDGSEAEKSGNGIRIFSRYLLDQGYVDTTSFAIDTLGGQVHVTLLDPKGKLVKVDMGSVTFLSDSIPVAGKSREVVDEVLELDNRSVKITCVSIGNPHCVIAKNDISEELAKEYGPLIENHPMFPNRINLQLLKVIDRSNIQIEIWERGAGYTLASGSSSCAAASAAYKLGVVNSNLKVHMPGGSIDIDINPDGHVHMTGSVSSVYSGKFSEELWQNLMSR, from the coding sequence ATGGATTTCAGTAAATACCATGCATTGGGTAACGACTATATAGTTATTGATCCCAATAAGACAATGTTTAATCTTACAAAGGAGAACATAGAACTGGTATGCCATCGGAACTTTGGAGTGGGATCTGACGGAATTCTATATGGACCGATTTTTGAAGGCAATAACATCAAACTTAAAATACTCAATCCTGACGGCAGTGAGGCCGAGAAAAGCGGCAACGGAATTAGAATTTTTTCTAGGTATCTTTTAGATCAAGGTTATGTGGATACAACAAGTTTTGCCATAGATACTTTAGGAGGCCAGGTACATGTTACTCTGCTAGATCCCAAAGGCAAGTTGGTCAAAGTTGATATGGGGTCGGTAACTTTTTTAAGTGATTCAATACCCGTGGCCGGAAAAAGCCGGGAAGTAGTTGATGAGGTATTAGAACTTGACAATAGATCAGTAAAAATAACATGTGTATCCATCGGTAATCCACACTGTGTCATTGCAAAGAATGATATATCGGAAGAGTTAGCCAAAGAGTATGGTCCGCTCATTGAAAATCACCCAATGTTTCCAAACCGGATTAATTTGCAGCTACTCAAGGTAATCGATAGAAGTAATATACAAATTGAAATTTGGGAAAGAGGGGCGGGCTATACACTGGCATCAGGGAGCAGCAGCTGTGCGGCTGCCAGTGCTGCTTATAAATTGGGTGTAGTCAATAGTAATCTAAAAGTCCATATGCCTGGCGGAAGTATTGATATTGATATTAATCCGGATGGCCACGTTCACATGACTGGATCAGTATCAAGTGTCTATAGTGGTAAATTCTCAGAGGAGCTATGGCAGAATTTGATGTCAAGGTAG
- a CDS encoding GNAT family N-acetyltransferase: MAEFDVKVEENSERILTMHIRIVHDSSRVHEFLKGKTRYNYIYQFISLSPAIWDRVVCYGLFDGDQISEIAVINMNYNIPVLLAASFDNKEYSIRLVEEIKRFLPAKFYTHIDKSTLDELFSSNSIVDLDEYINMGLCDYDLLHSKQQSKAVRLGSRDLPAIKELISLSYPEAWLDDELVGVNENFGVYDHKKLISFAGIHAYSEEYEVAAIAHVTTHPEYRGKGYAEKTVAALAKSLENKIKYIGLNVKVSNLQAISCYRKLGFKEFGRFYACEVLQ; encoded by the coding sequence ATGGCAGAATTTGATGTCAAGGTAGAAGAAAACTCAGAAAGGATCTTAACAATGCATATCAGAATTGTTCACGATAGCAGTAGGGTTCATGAATTTCTGAAAGGCAAAACAAGATATAATTACATTTATCAATTTATTAGTTTATCTCCAGCAATATGGGATCGAGTTGTGTGTTATGGACTGTTTGATGGTGATCAAATTAGCGAAATAGCTGTAATAAACATGAACTATAATATCCCCGTTTTACTCGCCGCAAGCTTTGATAATAAGGAATACAGCATAAGGCTTGTTGAAGAAATAAAGAGGTTTCTTCCTGCTAAGTTTTACACCCATATTGATAAGAGCACGTTGGATGAGTTGTTCTCCTCAAATAGCATTGTTGATTTAGATGAATATATTAACATGGGTCTTTGTGATTATGATTTATTGCATAGTAAGCAGCAAAGTAAGGCCGTACGCCTTGGGTCCAGGGATTTACCAGCGATTAAAGAATTAATTTCTTTAAGTTACCCAGAGGCATGGTTAGATGACGAATTAGTCGGAGTAAATGAAAACTTCGGGGTATATGATCACAAAAAGTTGATTAGTTTTGCAGGTATTCATGCCTATTCGGAAGAATATGAAGTCGCAGCTATAGCTCACGTTACAACACACCCTGAATATCGAGGAAAAGGTTACGCTGAGAAGACTGTGGCGGCATTAGCGAAAAGCCTTGAGAATAAAATCAAGTACATCGGACTGAACGTAAAGGTTAGTAATTTGCAGGCAATTAGTTGTTACAGAAAATTAGGATTTAAAGAGTTTGGAAGGTTTTATGCTTGTGAGGTGTTGCAATAA